GCCTCGGACTCGGGGATCAGGCCGATCAGGTCGATGGCCAGGATCTCGCAGATGTCGTCGAGATTGAGCATGTCACCGTCGTCGACCCGGGTCGGGTTGTAGCGGGTGATCAGCAGGTGCTCCTTGATCGGGTCGCGGTTCTGCTCGGCGCGACGGGTCTTGGAGGACAGCAGGCCGAGGATGCGGTCGGAGTCACGCACCGAGGACACCTCGGGGTTGGTCACCACCACCGCCTCGTCGGCGAAGTACATGGCCAGCTGGGCGCCGCGCTCGATGCCCGCCGGCGAGTCGCAGATGATGAAGTCGAAGTCTTCGGTCAGGGCATCGAGGATCTTCTCGACGCCTTCGCTGGTCAAGGCGTCTTTATCGCGAGTCTGGGAGGCCGGCAGGATGTGCAGGTTCTCGACCCGCTTGTCACGTATCATCGCCTGGTTGAGCCCAGCATCCCCCTGGATGACGTTGACCAGGTCATAGACCACGCGGCGCTCGCAGCCCATGATCAGATCGAGGTTGCGCAGGCCGACGTCGAAGTCGATCACCACGGTCTTGTTGCCGCGCAGCGCCAGGCCCGTGGCGATGGCCGCCGCACTGGTCGTCTTGCCGACCCCACCCTTGCCGGAGGTCACTACAATGATCTTGGCCAAGATAAGCTTCCTGTTGCTAAAGAGATAACCGATCGCCGCCCTGCTCAGGACAAGGCGGCGATCGCCAGCTGGTCCTCGCTCAGGCTGACCTGGACGGTACTGCCCAGCAGCCGCGGATCGATGTCGTCCAGACGTTTGTAGTTGCCGGCCACCGACAACAACTCGGCGTGAAGCTCGCGACAGAAGATGGCAGCCTCGCGTCCACCATGAATGCCCGCCAGGGCCCGGCCCCGCAGGGCACCATAGACATGAATATTGCCGGCCGCCAGCACCTCGGCGCCGGCATTGACCGCCCCGATCACCACCAGGTCGCCGTCCGCGGCGCTGACCTGCTGCCCCGAGCGAACGGTACCGCGGTAGATGCGCCCCGTCGGGGTCACCTCCGCCTGGCCCGCCCCCTGGGACGCGGCGTCTTCGGGCGCGGCAGTCTCCGGGGCGAGCGCCGCACGGGGCTCGCCCTGCGCCGTCACGCTCTCGAGGGCACGGGGACGCAGCTCCTGAGGCGGGAACCAGCCAAGCCCCAGCGCCCAGGCGGACTGCTTGACCGGATCGGTCCCGCCGCGTACCGCCACCGGCAACAGCTTGTGCGCCCGGCAGACCGCACAGATTCGCTCCAGCGACAGGTGGGGCTCATCGAGCTTCTCGACGCTGAGCACCACGGGCGTATGCTGAAAGAAGGCCGGCGACTGGCTGAGCTTGCCGGCCAGCTGGTCACGGATGCGCTCGGGATCGGCGCTGGTCAACTCCATGACCGTCATGGGCAACATGCCACCCT
The genomic region above belongs to Halomonas sp. YLGW01 and contains:
- the minC gene encoding septum site-determining protein MinC, producing the protein MSLKMDRASMAFTFKGGMLPMTVMELTSADPERIRDQLAGKLSQSPAFFQHTPVVLSVEKLDEPHLSLERICAVCRAHKLLPVAVRGGTDPVKQSAWALGLGWFPPQELRPRALESVTAQGEPRAALAPETAAPEDAASQGAGQAEVTPTGRIYRGTVRSGQQVSAADGDLVVIGAVNAGAEVLAAGNIHVYGALRGRALAGIHGGREAAIFCRELHAELLSVAGNYKRLDDIDPRLLGSTVQVSLSEDQLAIAALS
- the minD gene encoding septum site-determining protein MinD, with amino-acid sequence MAKIIVVTSGKGGVGKTTSAAAIATGLALRGNKTVVIDFDVGLRNLDLIMGCERRVVYDLVNVIQGDAGLNQAMIRDKRVENLHILPASQTRDKDALTSEGVEKILDALTEDFDFIICDSPAGIERGAQLAMYFADEAVVVTNPEVSSVRDSDRILGLLSSKTRRAEQNRDPIKEHLLITRYNPTRVDDGDMLNLDDICEILAIDLIGLIPESEAVLRASNQGIPVTHDQKSDAGQAYTDTVSRLLGESVPLRFHEYQKKGLLSRVFGGGRR